The stretch of DNA CTTACATATGCTAATTATGTTGATTGCCAATACAATACCACCTGGGTCACAGAAAAAGCAGGTAAAAGTGCATGAAATAACCACTATATGAATAGCTGAGCACTATGTATACTTGCAGATCATCATGTAAGATATGTCCTAGTTGTAAGATCCTGAGGTGGTATGAATGGCAAAAAGTCTGTGGTATTGATGCAACGGAGATTCACAGCAGATAAAGTGGGATCCTGGGGTAGTGCACACAAAGACAACGGCGTTTCGCACCCTTTGCTTCTTCTGggggcttatatatatatatatatatatatatatatgtgtgtatatatgtatgtgtgtgaatgtatgtatgtatatatatatatatatatatatacatacacacacacacacacacacacacacacacacacacacacacacacacacacacacatacagtactgtatatacagtgtgtgtgtgtgtgtgtgtgtgttctaacAGTACCAGTGAATTTGTCTATGAGAAAGTGCAGGCCTCCATATAACTACACTTTCAGTATTCAAGATACTGTTGAGCATGTGTTGCACGTGTGTCATCAGAGATTAAAGTGTTTCCACATTCAGATGTCTGTGGTGATTAGCTGTTTCCCGCCAAGAGCAAAATGCAGCTAAATTCATGAATTGCTAGGGATTGTTAAGTGTGTGTTGCCAGAATGCTATTGATCTGTGGCATCAGTCAGCAGCCCACCACTAGCAAAGGCAGCTTTTTTCCAGCTTAGGTCACGTCATTCTCATCGCACTATATCCCATTTCACACACTCCCCACCTGCTCCTCTGAGAGTAGGTTATTATACCCAAGCCATTCACTGTCAATACAGCATGACATAATGGATGCTTCTTCTATTGTCCTCCCAACTCTGCTGATTGGCTGCAGACTGTGGGAAACACTAAAAAGCCAGAGCCCACGTATCTTCAGCCAGTCTGGGAAGTATAAATAGAAGGCAGATTCACATGCAACCAGCACATTTGTCAAAGGGAATCCCACAAGTAAAAAAAGTCACCATCTCTGAAAGATGGCACCTAACACTTTCTTGGATCACAACAAGCTGACGCCAAAGGAAAAAAACAAGGTAAGCTGATGGCTTTTTGTGAATACGTATGAAGCACTGTACAGGCAGAGGGATGCATTGCTAAAATGTTATTTAGTTACTTATATCAGTGATTGAATGAAAAGGGAAAATTGTAATAGAAATATGGTTTAGTGTTAACCTTACATTTGATTGTAGAGTATGCTTGGAGCAGGCAAAGTTTCTATCAAATGTTAGCATGATAAGCTATATCAAGTATAGGTATAGCAATACATACATAGTCAAGAGTGGGCaatgtattaatgctgtgcatctttttatttttacagttaaGAAAGCCTGCTGTGGAGAAGATGCGCAGAGACCGGATTAACAGCAGCATTGAGCACCTGAAACTGCTCCTGGAGACAGAATTCCACAAGCAGCAACCCAATGTCAAACTGGAGAAAGCAGATATACTCGAGATGACAGTCACCTACCTGAGGCAGCAGAGACTATCTCAAACAAAAAGTGAGTATTGATTCTCATTTGCCCTCTCAAGGCAAAGAGCCTGTGATTTACTGCTACAAATTGTAATGTATGCCCAGTCCACAAAGCAATGACTTATACTTTATAATCATTTACAATAatgaaaatgtatctttttttttaatttgtaaggCCCATTAGGTAAAGTCCTATGAATGCAATACAATTGCCCATGTTATATTGCATGTTGGAACATTTTCGATACTGTCTTGTGTAAGTGTTGGATGTGTCTCTAAATTGTCTCCCCTTTTTCTTTCTCCCAGATACAGTCCCTCATAATAAGGACGTAAAGGTGGATTTCAAGGACGGGTACTCCAGGTGTTATGAGGAGGTGCTGGACTTTCTGACACTCCACCAAAAGCAGCAGGAAACTCAGGAAAAGCTGATGAACCACTTCCATGCAAGGGGGGCAACCACCATCTC from Ascaphus truei isolate aAscTru1 chromosome 6, aAscTru1.hap1, whole genome shotgun sequence encodes:
- the LOC142496496 gene encoding transcription factor HES-5-like — encoded protein: MAPNTFLDHNKLTPKEKNKLRKPAVEKMRRDRINSSIEHLKLLLETEFHKQQPNVKLEKADILEMTVTYLRQQRLSQTKNTVPHNKDVKVDFKDGYSRCYEEVLDFLTLHQKQQETQEKLMNHFHARGATTISALSPVRHCHSKQADTHNSSTLWRPW